In the genome of Cryptomeria japonica chromosome 8, Sugi_1.0, whole genome shotgun sequence, one region contains:
- the LOC131038410 gene encoding uncharacterized protein LOC131038410, which produces MAPKGPKASTTGKADGVKGENGGSGEVKAFPKQKKAKTVMFKPTKETVVKAIKSEKKKKKKRGVESYKRFIYKVLKQVHPSKGISSAAMDIMESFMIDIFEKITCEAASLLKYNKIMTLFSREVESAVKFVLPGELAKHAVSEGSKAVTKFSTHLV; this is translated from the coding sequence ATGGCTCCAAAGGGTCCTAAGGCCTCCACGACTGGGAAAGCAGATGGTGTGAAAGGAGAGAATGGAGGAAGTGGTGAAGTGAAGGCTTTTCCAAAGCAGAAAAAAGCAAAGACTGTGATGTTCAAGCCCACCAAGGAAACAGTAGTTAAAGCCATtaaatctgagaagaagaagaagaagaagagaggtgTAGAGAGTTACAAGAGGTTTATATACAAGGTGTTGAAGCAGGTGCATCCCTCCAAGGGTATATCCAGTGCTGCCATGGATATCATGGAAAGCTTCATGATTGACATCTTTGAGAAGATAACTTGTGAGGCTGCTTCTCTGCTGAAATATAACAAGATTATGACACTCTTCTCCAGAGAAGTTGAGTCTGCTGTCAAGTTTGTTCTGCCTGGAGAGCTGGCTAAGCATGCTGTTTCAGAAGGAAGTAAGGCTGTTACCAAGTTTTCTACTCATCTGGTTTAG
- the LOC131857535 gene encoding uncharacterized protein LOC131857535, with protein MFKPTKETVAKAIKSEKKKKKKRAVESCKRFIFKVLKQVHPSKGISSAAMDIMESCMIDIFEKITCEAASLLKYNKIMTLSSRQVETAVKFVLPGELAKHAVLEGSKAVTKFSTYLD; from the coding sequence ATGTTCAAGCCCACCAAGGAAACAGTAGCTAAAGCCATtaaatctgagaagaagaagaagaagaagagagctGTAGAGAGTTGCAAGAGGTTTATATTCAAGGTGTTGAAGCAGGTGCATCCCTCCAAGGGAATATCCAGTGCTGCCATGGATATTATGGAAAGCTGCATGATTGATATCTTTGAGAAGATAACTTGTGAGGCTGCTTCACTTCTGAAATATAACAAGATTATGACACTTTCCTCCAGACAAGTTGAGACTGCTGTCAAGTTTGTTCTGCCTGGAGAGTTGGCTAAGCATGCTGTTTTAGAAGGAAGTAAGGCTGTTACCAAGTTTTCTACTTATCTGGATTAG